Proteins encoded within one genomic window of Panicum virgatum strain AP13 chromosome 1N, P.virgatum_v5, whole genome shotgun sequence:
- the LOC120657197 gene encoding uncharacterized protein LOC120657197: MRRLLAHGQFGCPSRGLVEGRSSALPALCNSVLPHYRYYSAEKHEHFERVGEIGEKARSTAEEFMRVAKEKTDEVTEGAKETLHETKEAVVGESDDEKEKFKRRVEEGRCNHQK, from the exons ATGAGGAGGCTGCTTGCTCATGGCCAGTTCGGTTGCCCTTCCAGGGGTTTGGTGGAGGGAAGATCCTCTGCCCTCCCTGCACTCTGCAACAGTGTTCTTCCCCACTACAGA TACTATTCAGCCGAGAAGCATGAACATTTTGAAAGAGTAGGTGAGATCGGAGAAAAGGCTAGATCAACTGCAGAAGAGTTCATGAGAGTGGCCAAGGAGAAGACTGACGAGGTCACCGAGGGCGCAAAGGAAACATTGCACGAGACGAAGGAAGCAGTGGTCGGGGAGTCGGATGACGAGAAGGAGAAGTTCAAAAGGAGGGTTGAGGAGGGGAGGTGCAATCATCAGAAATGA
- the LOC120657196 gene encoding metalloendoproteinase 3-MMP-like, protein MTSAMGAPLASRVAAVVAVMVFAAVSPASAFPTDLPPGVPPFPNPWAAFQNLSGCHMGEERQGLAGLKDYLSHFGYLPQPPPSSPFSDAFDQDLEAAIETYQRNFGLNATGSLDPTTVAQMVSPRCGVADVINGTSTMARTSSADPHGRHLYAYFPGAPTWPPFRRDLKYAITATSATSIDRSTLSDVFARAFSRWAAATNLRFTETASESDADIKIGFYAGSHGDGEPFDGPLGTLAHAFSPTDGRLHLDAAEAWVAGSDASRASSPGAVDMESVAVHEIGHLLGLGHSSVPDAIMYPTIRTGARKVDLEADDVQGIQSLYGSNPNFKGVTPTSPATSNREMDGGAAAGLRPDSVFVGVVAAVGLLLAP, encoded by the coding sequence ATGACCTCGGCAATGGGCGCTCCGCTTGCTTCGCGAGTTGCCGCCGTCGTGGCGGTCATGGTGTTCGCGGCGGTCTCGCCGGCGTCGGCCTTCCCGACCGACTTGCCGCCTGGGGTGCCACCGTTCCCGAACCCATGGGCGGCGTTCCAGAACCTCTCCGGTTGCCACATGGGCGAGGAGCGGCAGGGCCTGGCGGGGCTCAAGGACTACCTCAGCCACTTCGGCTAcctcccgcagccgccgccgtcgtccccgtTCAGCGACGCGTTCGACCAGGACCTGGAGGCGGCCATCGAGACGTACCAGCGGAACTTCGGGCTCAACGCCACCGGCTCACTGGACCCGACCACCGTCGCGCAGATGGTCTCCCCTCGCTGCGGCGTGGCCGACGTGATCAACGGGACGTCAACCATGGCGAGGACCTCGTCGGCGGACCCCCACGGCAGGCACCTGTACGCCTACTTCCCCGGCGCGCCGACGTGGCCGCCGTTCCGGCGGGACCTCAAGTACGCGATCACCGCGACCTCGGCGACGTCCATCGACCGGTCCACGCTGAGCGACGTGTTCGCGCGCGCCTTCTCCCGGTGGGCCGCGGCCACGAACCTGCGGTTCACGGAGACCGCGTCGGAGTCCGACGCCGACATCAAGATCGGGTTCTACGCCGGCtcccacggcgacggcgagccgttCGACGGGCCCCTGGGCACGCTCGCGCACGCCTTCTCCCCCACGGACGGGCGGCTCCACCTGGACGCCGCGGAGGCGTGGGTGGCCGGCAGCGACGCGTCGCGCGCGTCCTCGCCGGGGGCGGTGGACATGGAGTccgtggcggtgcacgagatcGGCCACCTCCTGGGGCTCGGCCACTCGTCGGTGCCGGATGCCATCATGTACCCGACGATCCGGACGGGGGCGAGGAAGGTGGACCTGGAGGCGGACGACGTGCAGGGGATACAGAGCCTGTACGGGAGCAACCCCAACTTCAAGGGCGTCACgccgacgtcgccggcgacgagcaaccgcgagatggacggcggcgccgccgcggggctccGTCCGGATAGCGTTTTCGTTGGAGTAGTTGCGGCAGTTGGCCTGCTCCTAGCGCCGTAG
- the LOC120657198 gene encoding protein RNA-directed DNA methylation 3-like codes for MQRSNSFGTAWADQWDYGGDPSPRARGRQDNGGGGGKKQGGVEKTKAAAATGLRKVKEGTASGFQWIKDKCQKKSGGGGKKQGAHEGSGIAGY; via the coding sequence ATGCAGCGCAGCAACTCGTTCGGCACGGCGTGGGCGGACCAGTGGGACTACGGCGGCGACCCGAGcccccgcgcgcgcgggcggcaggacaacggcggcggcggcggcaagaagCAGGGCGGGGTGGAGAAGACcaaggcggccgcggccacgggGCTGCGGAAGGTGAAGGAGGGAACGGCCAGCGGGTTCCAGTGGATCAAGGACAAGTGCCAGaagaagagcggcggcggcggcaagaagCAGGGCGCCCATGAGGGCTCCGGCATCGCCGGGTACTAG